The DNA segment TCTAAGTCCTCTGGGTCGAGTACAACAAATTTATTTTTGGCATATTCATAAGCCTTTACTATATCCTCGTTGTTAACTTCCTCTTCACAAACAGGACATCTTCTCTTATATTCAATTGGAGACTTACACTTTTCATGTAACTGGCGCAATTTAATGTCTTTGTTTTCCGTTGCAGCGTGCAATTTAATCGGAATGTTTACAAGCCCGAAACTAATCGTACCCTTCCACATTGTATGCATTTCTTTCGCCCCTTTTCTAGCTCGGCGTCTAAACGCCTGCTCTTTGCTATTAGCTTTTACTTCAATGATAAAATTATGACTAAAAACTGTTCACTCGCTCAAAATAATCAGTAGAAAAGAAGGTGAGAGATTTGAATAAACCAATGCTTCCAACATTGTCCGAGGATTTACCGGAGGGCGACGAGTGGATATATGAAGTGAAATATGACGGCTATCGTGCTTTTCTTAAATGGACGGAAGAAGGGATCCAGCTTGTAAGTAGGAACGGTCAGGATTTATCGAGTCGGTTCCCAGAGCTCATTGAGGCGAGGCGAGAAGCCACTCCACCAGATCAATTTCCACTTATTCTTGACGGGGAGATTGTCATTCTGAATACCCCTTATCAAGCCAACTTCCCCCTTTTACAGAAAAGAGGACGCATGAGTAACAATACAACCATTCAACAACGTGCCGTACAACGCCCAGCTACATTTATGGCTTTCGACCTTCTAGAAAACGGAGAAGGTTTAAATTCTTCCGCGTACACTAAAAGAAAGCAGCAGCTAAAAAAAATTATCGATACCATCGGCAGTCAAAGAGTTCAATATGTAGAGGAATTTGATGATGCATCCGTGATTCGCCGCCTTCTTCATCTTCATTTAGGTGAAGGAATCGTTGCGAAACAAAAGAACAGTGCATACGAGAATGGACGTACGAGAAAATGGCTAAAGTATAAACAATGGCGCACCGTATCAGGTTTTTTAACCTCATTCAACCCTCAAAATGAATATTACAAGATGGAAATCTGGAACAAAGATAAACGTGTCCCATTAGGAAGCTTTAAGCATGGTTTAAAATCTGAACAAGCACAGACACTTCAGACCTTTTTTAAAGAAAAGGGAACGAACTGGAGGCTAGCCCCCAGCGTGTGTGCAGCCATTCATTGTCTTATGGCTGAAGATGGGGAAATGCGCGAGCCAGTTTTTGATCGGTTTCGCTTTGACTTAGAGCCTGGCGACTGTACAATTACTAATCGGGATTGGGATCTCCTGTTGTTTCCTAACGACGTAGAGATTACCCACCCGGATAAAACCTTATGGCCTGATATGCAGTTTAGCAAGCGTGATTACCTAATGTATATCAGGGCTGTTGCACCTTATATGATTCCGTTTATAAGGGGTAAAAAGCTGACATTAATCCGCTATCCTCATGGGGTCGGCGATAAATCTTTTTTTCAAAAACATCGATCTGACCATGCACCTAACTATGTAGAGAGCTGGGAGGAAGGTGATGAAACCTTTATGATAAGTAATGGTCTCTCAAGCTTGATATGGTTAAGCAATCAGGGAGCACTTGAATTTCATATCCCCTTTCAAAAAGCCGGTGCAAATGATCCTGATGAGATTGTCTTTGACCTTGATCCACCCAATCGAGAGGAATTTTATCTTGCTGTTACAGCTGCACAGCTGTTGAAACACTTACTAGACAAGCTTGAGGTCCATTGTTTTGTTAAAACTTCTGGAAACAAAGGCATGCAGATTCATATTCCGATTCAAGAAGGAAGCATGACATATGATGAAACGAGGAATTTTACGAAAAGTTTAGTCGACCTGCTCATAAAAGAAAGCCCCGATCTATTTACAATTGAACGGCTAAAGAAAAAACGCGGACAACGCTTATATCTCGATTATGTTCAGCATGCTGAGGGCAAAACGATTGTCTCCCCTTATTCAGCGCGAGCCACTTCGAAAGGCACGGTGGCTGCCCCTGTTTTTTGGAATGAAGTTACCACAGATTTAAACCCTGAAGTCTTCACTATTAAAAATGTTATAAAGCGAGTCCAGGATTTTGGCTGTCCTTTTGATCAATATGATCGGTTGCGGCGTGCACAACCAATTGATGTAATGAAACAATTAGGTGGATGAACATTTGAAAAAGTGAGCACTCAAACTGATTAAAGCTCTACCTTAGCATGGCCAGGAAAAAATCAGAGCCTCGAGATGTGATCTCGAGGCTCTTTCTTATTCTAGAACGCTTTCCGCTTGTTCTCTCAGTTTAAACTTCTGTAGTTTCCCACTCGCATTTCGTGGCAATTCATCAACAAACACATACCGGCGCGGACGTTTATACCGGGAGATACGATTGCCTGAAGTGCAAAATTCTTCAAGTTCCTCCTGTTCCAAATCACCTTTTTTAACAATGTAAGCGACCACTCTTTCACCCCACATTTCGTCAGGTTCACCGACAACTGCGGCATCAAGTATGGAAGGATGGTCAAACAGTACGTCCTCTACTTCGCGTGAATAGATGTTTTCACCACCGGAAATGATCATATCCTTCACTCGGTCGCTTACCCAAAGGTAGCCGTCTTCATCGAAAGAGCCAATATCCCCTGAGTGATACCACCCTTTGTGCAGAACTTCTTCAGAAGCTTCGCGTCGATTGTAGTATCCTGGCATCATACTTGGGCCGCGGACAATGATTTCTCCGAGTTCGTCTGGTTTGCAAATGTCATCAGGTTCAGCAGGTCCATCCTCCCGCGTACGGACAACACGTACCTCATGATTGATCAATGCTCGTCCAGCAGAGCCGGCCTTCGTTAATTGTTCGTCTTCAAGGAGTACGGTGATGGCGGGGCCCATTTCAGTCATACCATAAGCTTGGATAAGCTGTACACCTAGGGCATCGTGTAAACGTTTAGTTAATG comes from the Halobacillus shinanisalinarum genome and includes:
- the ligD gene encoding DNA ligase D, with the protein product MNKPMLPTLSEDLPEGDEWIYEVKYDGYRAFLKWTEEGIQLVSRNGQDLSSRFPELIEARREATPPDQFPLILDGEIVILNTPYQANFPLLQKRGRMSNNTTIQQRAVQRPATFMAFDLLENGEGLNSSAYTKRKQQLKKIIDTIGSQRVQYVEEFDDASVIRRLLHLHLGEGIVAKQKNSAYENGRTRKWLKYKQWRTVSGFLTSFNPQNEYYKMEIWNKDKRVPLGSFKHGLKSEQAQTLQTFFKEKGTNWRLAPSVCAAIHCLMAEDGEMREPVFDRFRFDLEPGDCTITNRDWDLLLFPNDVEITHPDKTLWPDMQFSKRDYLMYIRAVAPYMIPFIRGKKLTLIRYPHGVGDKSFFQKHRSDHAPNYVESWEEGDETFMISNGLSSLIWLSNQGALEFHIPFQKAGANDPDEIVFDLDPPNREEFYLAVTAAQLLKHLLDKLEVHCFVKTSGNKGMQIHIPIQEGSMTYDETRNFTKSLVDLLIKESPDLFTIERLKKKRGQRLYLDYVQHAEGKTIVSPYSARATSKGTVAAPVFWNEVTTDLNPEVFTIKNVIKRVQDFGCPFDQYDRLRRAQPIDVMKQLGG